A portion of the Pseudomonadota bacterium genome contains these proteins:
- a CDS encoding iron-containing alcohol dehydrogenase, with amino-acid sequence MENILRIDVGSMGGPTATTIPVGRYASLGGRALTSTMVWEEVSPTCDPLGPENKLILSPGIMSGSAATTSGRISVGCKSPLTGGIKEANAGGQAAQYLARLRYAAVVLEGERKNNDLYKIHIDKNGVKISLCNEFRLLGNYDLVEKIKAEHGNKVAVISIGPAGEQGFANSTIAFTDTDFRPTRHAGRGGVGAVMGAKGIKVIVVDPEGCSLRKPVAPEAFKEANRKLVETVKASEMTGQGLPAFGTDILMDITNQAGCFPAYNCSKGRFDQAGAINGTTLAALEEERGGKGAATHACHSGCIIKCSGTFNDKNGNFVTKQPEYETLWAHGGNCGIADLDAIAMMDRMNDDFGTDTMETGCTMAVLMEAGELEFGDAEGVLELLSEIGKGTEKGRLLGSGTATVAKHYGIDRSPVVKGQAMAAYDPRALKGMGVTYATSTMGADHTAGFTLGNHLFGLEPTSDPLDGENQLLPSAVAQISAAAFDSTGFCLFLGMASIDKPEVVKYILASMSAFTGLGFNENTFAAFGIRVLRMERDFNRRAGFTSKDDRLPEWMTKEALPPHNSVFDVPDEILDEVHNHTGIILKIMGKTKMAFAPPIALLGEGCHILVPDNLAAMGLKKALIVTDKGVVAAGILKILTDAMEAKFFEYAVYDGTQPNPTVANVEAGLNVFRQEKCDCLVSLGGGSPHDCAKAIGVMVNNPGSIVDYMGLFGVWQPSPVLVAVNTTSGTGAEATVAAVITDPARHLKAPIADPKLLPIVAVNDPLLTRSMPPHITAGTGMDALTHAIEAYTSNLTTPYAQGLALSAIKMIAKYLPRAVENGDDMEARDHMCQAQYSAGLAFNSAQLGNAHSLAHALGAIYSMPHGNANAIMLPYVMMKNKPAITVLLAEIAQAMGVDTAGLSVDSAADKAIEAVKTLMDSIGVAKTVTALADACRIKITQDDIPELVAHAANDLACGANPILYKLNDFKEIYEKAWSSI; translated from the coding sequence ATGGAAAATATTTTGCGGATCGATGTCGGTTCCATGGGTGGTCCTACTGCAACCACCATCCCGGTTGGGCGTTATGCCAGTTTAGGCGGACGGGCCCTGACTTCAACTATGGTTTGGGAAGAAGTGTCACCTACCTGTGACCCTTTGGGCCCGGAAAATAAACTGATTTTATCACCGGGTATAATGAGCGGTTCAGCCGCCACTACTTCCGGCCGAATTTCGGTGGGTTGTAAAAGTCCTTTAACCGGCGGCATCAAAGAGGCCAATGCCGGGGGGCAGGCTGCTCAATATCTGGCTCGGCTGAGATATGCGGCCGTGGTACTGGAAGGAGAAAGAAAAAATAATGATCTTTACAAGATTCATATCGACAAGAATGGGGTGAAGATCTCTTTATGTAATGAATTTCGGCTGCTCGGAAACTACGATCTGGTTGAAAAAATAAAGGCTGAACATGGTAACAAAGTTGCGGTGATCAGTATAGGTCCGGCGGGTGAACAGGGTTTTGCTAACTCCACTATAGCTTTTACAGATACCGATTTTCGCCCGACCCGACATGCGGGTCGAGGTGGGGTCGGCGCCGTTATGGGAGCCAAGGGGATAAAAGTTATAGTTGTCGATCCCGAGGGTTGTTCCCTGCGTAAGCCGGTTGCTCCCGAAGCATTCAAAGAGGCGAACCGTAAGCTGGTGGAAACAGTTAAGGCCTCGGAAATGACCGGCCAGGGACTGCCGGCGTTTGGCACCGATATATTGATGGATATTACCAACCAGGCCGGCTGTTTTCCCGCTTATAATTGTTCCAAAGGCCGGTTTGACCAGGCCGGGGCCATCAACGGTACGACCCTGGCCGCTTTGGAAGAAGAACGCGGCGGCAAAGGCGCGGCCACTCACGCCTGTCATAGTGGTTGCATTATAAAATGTTCAGGTACCTTCAATGATAAAAATGGTAATTTTGTCACTAAACAGCCGGAATACGAAACCCTCTGGGCCCATGGCGGTAATTGCGGCATTGCCGATCTTGATGCCATCGCCATGATGGATCGAATGAATGATGATTTTGGCACCGATACTATGGAGACCGGCTGTACGATGGCAGTACTGATGGAAGCTGGTGAACTTGAGTTTGGTGATGCCGAGGGCGTTCTCGAACTTCTGTCCGAGATTGGCAAGGGTACTGAGAAAGGTCGACTGCTCGGTTCCGGGACGGCCACCGTGGCCAAACATTACGGGATTGATCGGTCACCGGTGGTCAAAGGCCAGGCGATGGCCGCTTATGATCCCCGCGCCTTGAAAGGAATGGGGGTCACCTATGCCACCTCAACCATGGGGGCTGATCATACCGCCGGGTTTACTTTGGGCAATCATTTGTTTGGCCTGGAACCAACTTCCGATCCCCTTGATGGAGAGAATCAACTCCTACCTTCAGCCGTGGCCCAGATCAGCGCCGCTGCCTTTGATTCTACCGGGTTTTGTCTCTTTTTAGGGATGGCATCTATCGATAAACCGGAAGTTGTTAAATATATCCTGGCAAGCATGAGCGCTTTTACCGGTTTGGGTTTTAACGAGAATACCTTTGCCGCCTTTGGCATCCGCGTTTTGCGGATGGAGCGTGATTTCAACCGGAGGGCCGGTTTTACGAGCAAGGATGATCGCCTGCCGGAATGGATGACCAAAGAAGCTCTGCCCCCTCATAACTCGGTCTTTGATGTTCCGGATGAGATTCTTGACGAGGTTCATAACCATACCGGCATCATTCTTAAAATCATGGGTAAAACGAAAATGGCGTTTGCTCCGCCGATTGCTTTGTTGGGGGAAGGCTGCCACATCTTGGTGCCCGATAATCTGGCGGCCATGGGGCTGAAAAAAGCTTTGATTGTCACCGACAAAGGGGTGGTTGCTGCCGGCATCCTTAAAATTCTTACAGATGCCATGGAGGCTAAATTTTTCGAATACGCCGTTTATGACGGAACCCAGCCCAATCCTACGGTTGCCAATGTTGAGGCAGGTCTTAATGTCTTTCGTCAGGAAAAATGTGATTGTCTGGTCTCACTTGGCGGCGGGAGTCCGCATGACTGCGCTAAAGCTATCGGTGTCATGGTAAATAATCCCGGAAGTATTGTTGATTACATGGGACTGTTCGGGGTTTGGCAGCCCAGTCCGGTGCTGGTAGCGGTCAATACAACCTCGGGAACCGGGGCTGAAGCCACGGTCGCGGCGGTTATCACTGATCCCGCTCGCCACCTCAAAGCTCCCATCGCCGACCCTAAACTTTTACCTATCGTAGCCGTCAATGATCCCTTGCTGACTAGGTCCATGCCACCTCACATCACCGCCGGGACGGGGATGGATGCCCTGACCCATGCCATCGAAGCCTACACCTCCAACCTTACGACTCCCTATGCTCAAGGTCTGGCCTTGAGTGCCATTAAAATGATCGCTAAATACCTGCCCCGGGCGGTGGAAAATGGCGATGATATGGAAGCCCGCGACCATATGTGTCAGGCCCAATACAGCGCCGGACTGGCCTTTAACAGCGCTCAGTTAGGCAATGCCCACTCCCTGGCCCACGCTCTTGGAGCAATTTACAGTATGCCTCATGGTAACGCTAACGCGATTATGCTGCCTTATGTTATGATGAAAAATAAACCGGCGATTACCGTGCTCTTGGCGGAAATTGCTCAGGCTATGGGTGTTGATACGGCTGGTTTAAGTGTCGATAGCGCCGCTGATAAGGCTATCGAAGCGGTTAAAACTCTGATGGATAGTATAGGGGTAGCAAAAACGGTCACCGCGCTGGCTGATGCCTGCCGGATCAAAATCACCCAGGACGATATCCCCGAGTTAGTCGCCCACGCCGCCAATGACCTTGCTTGCGGTGCTAATCCAATTCTCTATAAATTGAATGACTTTAAGGAGATTTACGAAAAAGCCTGGTCATCAATTTAA
- a CDS encoding MMPL family transporter — MLSHIIPAAESLVFRNRTLVIIAFVLITIFMGYSASHLKVDAGFTKLVPMEHEFMKTYVRHQEDFGGANKVLVALAPKKGDIFTPEFFTAIQKVTEEVFFLPGVDRSRVISIFTPNARFTEVTEEGFAGGSLVPADFSPTPEFLQKVRTNLLKSTHIGRLVAKDFTAALIKTDLMEINPQTGEKLDLLNVAERLEDIRTKYQTENLDIHIIGFAKVMGDMTDGTTRVVLFFGVAFLVTALLVFFYTLSLRRTGVLLGIALIAVIWQLGLLPLLGFGIDPMGILVPFLVFAIAVSHGVQMISANSAGLFAGQSPLEAAKASFSSLLVPGLTALATDTIGFATIFLIKIRIIQEMAMTAGIGVAVIILTNLILLPVILSYISADERYREKLKRKAALMQPIWGKLSAVASRPVATSIICLCLLLALVGTWKAGDIKIGDTQAGVPELRPDSRYNLDTAFITKKFAIGVDVMSIFIEGGEADAGVNYENLTEVDDFEWFLANIEGVHSTVSLAKYLRYANAGWNEGSPFWRVLPTNQPSIASCFLGISSASGLMNADVSVMPIYLFTRDHKAETISIIVAAARKYRDEHPDLSNKLNIALMGNNVGVMAATNEEVEASQTPILLYVYGAVILFCLIAFRSIRAALCILLPLALVSLLGYALMAILGIGLKVNTLPIVALGVGVGVDYGIYIYASFNSILKRGESFRKAYEKTLDITGNGVLVTALSLAIGVATWIWSPLQFQADMGILLTFLFLVNMLGAVFVLPALAAWLLRGKNTAENS; from the coding sequence ATGTTATCTCATATCATTCCTGCTGCTGAGTCCCTGGTTTTTCGCAATCGGACTCTTGTAATTATCGCCTTTGTCCTGATAACCATCTTCATGGGCTACTCCGCCAGTCACCTTAAGGTTGATGCCGGGTTCACCAAGCTTGTGCCCATGGAGCATGAGTTTATGAAAACCTACGTCCGTCATCAAGAGGATTTCGGCGGCGCCAACAAGGTACTTGTAGCCTTGGCACCCAAAAAGGGAGACATTTTTACTCCTGAGTTTTTTACCGCCATCCAGAAGGTAACTGAAGAGGTCTTCTTTCTGCCCGGAGTTGATCGCAGCCGGGTAATTTCAATCTTCACCCCGAACGCGCGCTTCACCGAGGTTACTGAAGAGGGTTTCGCCGGGGGAAGTCTGGTCCCGGCAGATTTTTCGCCGACCCCTGAATTTTTGCAGAAGGTACGCACAAACCTGCTTAAATCGACCCATATAGGTCGGCTCGTGGCCAAAGATTTCACCGCCGCCCTGATTAAAACCGATCTTATGGAGATCAATCCGCAGACCGGTGAAAAACTCGATCTCTTAAATGTAGCTGAACGCCTCGAAGATATCCGCACAAAATATCAAACCGAAAACTTAGATATTCACATTATCGGCTTTGCCAAAGTTATGGGCGATATGACCGATGGTACCACCCGGGTGGTACTCTTTTTCGGTGTCGCCTTTCTGGTAACCGCCCTGCTGGTGTTTTTCTATACCCTCTCCCTGCGCCGAACCGGGGTTCTGTTGGGAATTGCCTTGATTGCGGTGATCTGGCAACTCGGCCTGCTTCCACTTTTAGGATTTGGCATTGATCCGATGGGGATATTGGTCCCATTTCTGGTTTTTGCCATCGCCGTCAGCCACGGTGTTCAGATGATCAGTGCCAATTCCGCCGGACTCTTTGCGGGACAATCCCCGCTTGAGGCGGCCAAAGCCAGTTTCAGTTCCCTGCTGGTTCCCGGTCTTACCGCCCTCGCTACCGATACCATCGGCTTTGCCACCATCTTCCTGATCAAGATTCGTATCATTCAGGAGATGGCGATGACCGCCGGTATCGGCGTTGCGGTAATTATTTTGACCAACCTTATCCTGTTGCCGGTAATCCTCTCATATATCAGCGCCGATGAAAGGTACCGGGAAAAATTGAAGCGCAAGGCGGCTCTGATGCAGCCGATCTGGGGCAAACTTTCAGCCGTCGCCAGCCGCCCTGTCGCTACCAGTATTATTTGCTTGTGCCTGCTTTTGGCTCTTGTCGGAACCTGGAAAGCCGGTGATATAAAGATCGGTGACACTCAGGCCGGGGTACCGGAGTTGCGCCCCGACTCACGCTATAATCTCGACACCGCTTTCATCACCAAGAAATTTGCTATCGGGGTTGATGTCATGTCGATTTTTATTGAGGGTGGCGAGGCCGATGCCGGGGTTAATTATGAGAATTTGACCGAGGTCGACGATTTTGAATGGTTTTTGGCCAATATCGAGGGAGTTCACTCTACCGTCAGCCTGGCCAAGTATCTGCGTTATGCTAATGCCGGTTGGAACGAGGGCTCACCCTTCTGGCGGGTTCTCCCGACCAACCAGCCATCAATCGCCAGTTGTTTCCTGGGAATAAGCTCAGCGAGTGGACTGATGAACGCCGATGTCAGCGTTATGCCGATCTACCTCTTTACCCGGGATCATAAAGCCGAAACCATCTCTATAATTGTGGCTGCAGCGAGGAAATACCGAGACGAACACCCTGATCTGAGTAACAAACTTAACATCGCCCTGATGGGCAACAACGTGGGCGTCATGGCGGCCACCAATGAGGAAGTTGAAGCTTCACAAACGCCCATTCTCCTCTACGTTTACGGCGCCGTTATTCTCTTTTGCCTGATTGCTTTTCGCTCGATTCGGGCGGCGCTCTGTATTTTACTTCCCCTGGCCCTGGTTTCCCTGTTGGGATATGCACTGATGGCAATTCTGGGTATTGGCTTGAAAGTCAATACCTTGCCGATTGTCGCCCTGGGAGTAGGTGTCGGGGTTGATTACGGCATCTATATTTATGCCAGTTTCAATAGTATCCTGAAGCGGGGTGAGTCGTTTCGCAAAGCCTATGAGAAGACCCTGGATATCACCGGAAACGGAGTGCTGGTTACGGCGCTAAGTCTGGCCATCGGGGTTGCCACCTGGATATGGTCGCCATTGCAGTTTCAGGCCGATATGGGAATACTTTTAACGTTTCTCTTCCTGGTCAATATGCTTGGGGCCGTATTTGTCTTGCCGGCTCTGGCGGCCTGGCTGCTTAGAGGAAAAAACACGGCTGAGAATTCCTGA
- a CDS encoding YCF48-related protein: MEFSNKQAFHFHRYLVRILFLALFFGTITPGLIFAAQPDHSKRATIMMPLAAKTLILDLAAAGERTVAVGWRGHILLSDDEGTSWRQVKTPTLDMLTGIYFADDRRGWAVGHGAVILATEDGGESWKLQYSAPEEERPLFDVFVAGDYGFAIGAYTKFMVTQDGGKSWQPSEFVIQQDKTDANTGLDDEDPLPFDYHLNGIARSDTGTYYIAAEAGFIFRSDDSGHTWNKLPSPYEGSFFGILPLDGENLLVYGLRGHIFRSENGGYDWRQIKTGTTALLTDAVKLKNGTIIVTGMAGVTLTSTDNGKSFTLKQPNRISLTSVVKTKSGSLIIAGERGAKLLKLAE, from the coding sequence ATGGAATTTTCCAACAAACAAGCCTTTCATTTCCATCGATATTTAGTCCGGATATTGTTTTTAGCTCTTTTTTTTGGCACCATAACTCCCGGATTAATTTTTGCGGCTCAACCCGATCATAGTAAACGGGCAACAATCATGATGCCGCTGGCGGCAAAAACCTTGATTCTTGATCTGGCAGCTGCAGGAGAACGAACAGTCGCGGTCGGCTGGCGCGGCCATATTCTTCTCTCCGATGACGAAGGCACCAGCTGGCGGCAGGTCAAAACTCCGACCCTGGATATGCTTACCGGTATCTACTTTGCGGATGACAGGCGCGGCTGGGCGGTGGGACATGGCGCGGTTATTCTTGCTACCGAAGATGGTGGCGAAAGCTGGAAACTTCAATACTCGGCTCCGGAAGAGGAACGGCCACTGTTTGATGTTTTCGTGGCCGGCGACTATGGTTTTGCCATCGGTGCCTATACGAAATTCATGGTCACTCAGGATGGCGGCAAGAGCTGGCAGCCAAGTGAATTTGTTATCCAGCAAGACAAGACCGATGCCAATACGGGACTTGATGATGAAGATCCACTGCCATTCGATTATCACCTGAACGGCATCGCCAGAAGTGACACCGGAACCTACTACATCGCCGCCGAAGCGGGTTTTATTTTCCGCTCCGATGATAGCGGACACACCTGGAACAAGTTGCCATCACCATACGAAGGCTCTTTCTTCGGCATCCTGCCCCTTGATGGCGAAAACCTGCTGGTCTATGGCCTGCGTGGCCATATTTTTCGCTCCGAAAACGGCGGCTACGATTGGCGTCAGATCAAGACCGGTACTACCGCCCTGTTGACCGATGCGGTCAAACTCAAAAACGGCACCATAATTGTCACCGGTATGGCCGGGGTCACCCTGACCAGTACAGACAATGGAAAAAGCTTCACTTTAAAACAACCCAATCGAATATCCTTGACCTCTGTCGTAAAAACTAAATCCGGCTCGCTTATTATAGCCGGAGAACGGGGTGCAAAGCTCCTGAAACTTGCAGAATAG